One window from the genome of Pantoea cypripedii encodes:
- a CDS encoding methyl-accepting chemotaxis protein — protein sequence MSISRRLLLALAFITAVIVAQGTLAIAFISGFQDRFENVQSRAIPSIKLLSELTDHSQQLYLTLYQYQTSKTAAAEAQITQQIAQIRDQQLAYQNDHIASDKDAEMAQQANDTLKLISDRLPAFLAAVKANEVSQLDNAGGIGGAIQTLIADYRQQMALNMAIGDQLRETNRTIFHVVSWATVAGITIAVLMIVVFALLTIKHIRRSLNNIAAIMAQATEHLDLTVAADESRNDEVSRMAGYFNKLMRHISKSLTAVNTAAGSVSSASTQIAAGNEDLSARTEQQAASLEQTAASMTELSETVRQTADHTRDATRLADNASTLSRQSTASLDTMLSTMNDIHLSALKVKDITGLIEGIAFQTNILALNAAVEAARAGEHGKGFAVVAGEVRNLSHRSTTAAREIKTLIEASTNLIESGAQQAAQVGDSIQSVNEVIVQVNSLVSEIATAAAEQSQGINQVHRAIDQMDDVTQQNASLVEQASAASQSLQEQAEHVSRLVGAFRLHRA from the coding sequence ATGAGTATTTCCCGACGTCTGCTTCTGGCATTAGCGTTTATCACTGCCGTAATCGTGGCGCAGGGAACCCTGGCGATTGCTTTTATCAGCGGCTTTCAGGACCGCTTCGAAAACGTGCAAAGTCGTGCCATTCCCTCGATTAAACTCCTTAGCGAACTCACCGATCACAGTCAGCAGCTGTATCTGACGTTATATCAATATCAAACCAGCAAAACGGCAGCCGCTGAAGCACAGATAACGCAACAAATCGCGCAAATCCGCGACCAGCAACTTGCGTATCAAAACGACCATATCGCCAGTGATAAAGACGCTGAGATGGCGCAGCAGGCCAATGACACGCTGAAGCTGATCAGTGACCGTCTGCCCGCCTTTCTGGCGGCGGTGAAAGCCAATGAGGTGAGCCAGCTGGACAACGCAGGCGGCATTGGCGGCGCGATTCAGACGCTGATTGCCGATTATCGCCAGCAAATGGCGCTCAACATGGCGATTGGCGACCAACTGCGTGAAACCAACCGCACCATTTTTCATGTTGTGAGTTGGGCAACCGTGGCGGGGATCACCATCGCAGTGCTGATGATTGTGGTATTCGCGTTGCTGACCATTAAGCACATCCGCCGCAGCCTGAACAACATCGCCGCCATTATGGCGCAGGCGACTGAGCACCTTGATCTCACGGTGGCGGCTGACGAAAGCCGCAACGATGAGGTGAGCAGAATGGCCGGTTATTTTAATAAGCTGATGCGGCATATTTCAAAATCACTGACGGCAGTGAACACCGCTGCCGGGTCGGTGAGTAGCGCTTCAACGCAAATTGCTGCCGGTAATGAAGATCTCTCGGCGCGTACCGAACAACAGGCCGCCTCGCTGGAGCAAACCGCCGCCAGCATGACCGAACTGAGCGAAACCGTGCGCCAGACCGCCGATCATACGCGCGATGCGACCCGACTGGCGGATAATGCCAGCACGCTTTCCCGGCAGAGCACCGCGTCGCTGGACACCATGCTCAGCACCATGAACGACATCCATTTAAGTGCGTTAAAAGTTAAAGATATTACCGGCCTGATTGAAGGCATTGCGTTTCAAACCAATATTCTGGCGTTAAATGCCGCCGTCGAAGCGGCGCGTGCCGGGGAACATGGTAAAGGTTTTGCCGTGGTCGCCGGGGAAGTGCGCAATCTTTCCCATCGTTCCACCACCGCCGCGCGGGAAATTAAAACGCTGATTGAAGCCTCAACCAATCTGATTGAGTCCGGTGCGCAGCAGGCGGCGCAGGTGGGCGATAGCATTCAGTCGGTCAATGAAGTGATTGTGCAGGTCAATAGCCTGGTGAGTGAAATCGCCACCGCCGCCGCAGAACAAAGCCAGGGGATTAACCAGGTGCATCGGGCGATTGATCAGATGGATGATGTGACGCAGCAGAATGCGTCGCTGGTGGAGCAGGCGTCGGCGGCGTCTCAGTCGTTGCAGGAACAGGCTGAGCATGTCTCAAGGCTGGTAGGCGCGTTTCGTTTGCATCGCGCCTGA
- a CDS encoding GNAT family N-acetyltransferase, whose amino-acid sequence MQILPLQEVPHFASQITDWLWREFGEGTPREFFASIVTSSLKGADFPVTFVALDGARPLGTVGFWRCDLISRQDLYPWLAALFIEEDARGQGISQALQQHVIDYARQRGYDRLWLWSTFAGYYERFGWQFTEEALEYPATKVRVYQRDL is encoded by the coding sequence ATGCAGATTTTGCCACTACAGGAAGTGCCTCATTTCGCCTCACAGATTACCGATTGGCTGTGGCGGGAATTTGGTGAGGGAACCCCGCGCGAGTTTTTTGCCAGCATTGTAACAAGCAGCCTGAAAGGGGCTGACTTTCCGGTGACCTTTGTGGCGCTGGATGGGGCCAGGCCGCTGGGAACGGTGGGATTCTGGCGCTGCGATTTGATCAGCCGCCAGGATCTCTATCCGTGGCTGGCGGCGTTGTTTATCGAAGAAGATGCGCGCGGGCAGGGCATTAGCCAGGCGCTGCAACAGCATGTCATCGACTATGCGCGCCAGCGTGGCTATGACCGGCTGTGGTTGTGGTCCACCTTCGCCGGTTATTACGAGCGTTTTGGCTGGCAGTTTACGGAGGAAGCGCTGGAGTACCCGGCGACGAAAGTCCGCGTATATCAGCGCGATCTGTAG